Proteins encoded in a region of the Aptenodytes patagonicus chromosome Z, bAptPat1.pri.cur, whole genome shotgun sequence genome:
- the MACIR gene encoding macrophage immunometabolism regulator isoform X1, which yields MTGFPLAAQRSWRISPACLFREPSGGPRAPRRRSSPQARVPCAPSPRLLRFPQQQLMNAVEEDSIVFKMEVDINGESRSTLSTLPVPLAEVSPAGRMEAEKPRCSSTPCSPMRRTVAGYQILHMDSNYLVGFTTGEELLKLAQKCTGNEENKGEFGPNLRTKQLDSGLARSSRLYKTRSRYYQPYEIPAVNGRRRRRMPSSGDKCTKALPYEPYKALHGPLPLCLLKGKRAHSKSLDYLNLDKMSIKEPADTEVLQYQLQHLTLRGDRMFARNNT from the exons ATGACGGGCTTTCCCCTCGCAGCGCAGAGGTCCTGGCGCATATCCCCCGCCTGCCTCTTCCGTGAGCCGAGCGGCGGGCCCCGCGCTCCCCGCAGGAGGAGCTCCCCGCAGGCCCGTGTACCCTGCGCTCCCAGCCCACGGCTGCTTCgctttccccagcagcagctgatgaATGCAGTGGAG gaggACAGCATTGTGTTTAAAATGGAAGTTGACATAAATGGAGAGTCCAGAAGTACCCTATCCACCCTCCCTGTGCCTCTTGCAGAGGTGAGTCCTGCGGGCAGGATGGAAGCAGAGAAGCCCCGCTGTTCCAGTACACCCTGCTCACCAATGCGACGGACAGTTGCGGGATATCAGATCCTTCACATGGATTCTAACTACCTGGTTGGCTTCACGACTGGAGAGGAGCTGCTAAAATTAGCCCAGAAGTGTACAGGAAATGAAGAGAATAAAGGGGAATTTGGGCCAAACTTGCGCACCAAACAGCTTGATTCAGGACTTGCACGTTCCTCCCGTTTGTACAAAACTAGAAGTAGGTACTATCAGCCATATGAGATCCCAGCAGTaaatggaaggaggaggagacggaTGCCCAGCTCAGGGGATAAATGCACTAAGGCTTTACCATATGAACCTTACAAGGCACTTCATGGTCCCCTGcctctttgccttttaaaaggtAAAAGGGCTCATTCGAAATCCCTGGACTACCTCAATTTAGACAAAATGAGCATTAAGGAACCTGCTGACACAGAAGTGCTACAATACCAGCTCCAACACCTTACCCTTAGAGGGGACCGTATGTTTGCAAGAAATAACACATGA
- the MACIR gene encoding macrophage immunometabolism regulator isoform X3 has translation MNAVEEDSIVFKMEVDINGESRSTLSTLPVPLAEVSPAGRMEAEKPRCSSTPCSPMRRTVAGYQILHMDSNYLVGFTTGEELLKLAQKCTGNEENKGEFGPNLRTKQLDSGLARSSRLYKTRSRYYQPYEIPAVNGRRRRRMPSSGDKCTKALPYEPYKALHGPLPLCLLKGKRAHSKSLDYLNLDKMSIKEPADTEVLQYQLQHLTLRGDRMFARNNT, from the exons atgaATGCAGTGGAG gaggACAGCATTGTGTTTAAAATGGAAGTTGACATAAATGGAGAGTCCAGAAGTACCCTATCCACCCTCCCTGTGCCTCTTGCAGAGGTGAGTCCTGCGGGCAGGATGGAAGCAGAGAAGCCCCGCTGTTCCAGTACACCCTGCTCACCAATGCGACGGACAGTTGCGGGATATCAGATCCTTCACATGGATTCTAACTACCTGGTTGGCTTCACGACTGGAGAGGAGCTGCTAAAATTAGCCCAGAAGTGTACAGGAAATGAAGAGAATAAAGGGGAATTTGGGCCAAACTTGCGCACCAAACAGCTTGATTCAGGACTTGCACGTTCCTCCCGTTTGTACAAAACTAGAAGTAGGTACTATCAGCCATATGAGATCCCAGCAGTaaatggaaggaggaggagacggaTGCCCAGCTCAGGGGATAAATGCACTAAGGCTTTACCATATGAACCTTACAAGGCACTTCATGGTCCCCTGcctctttgccttttaaaaggtAAAAGGGCTCATTCGAAATCCCTGGACTACCTCAATTTAGACAAAATGAGCATTAAGGAACCTGCTGACACAGAAGTGCTACAATACCAGCTCCAACACCTTACCCTTAGAGGGGACCGTATGTTTGCAAGAAATAACACATGA
- the MACIR gene encoding macrophage immunometabolism regulator isoform X2 codes for MEVDINGESRSTLSTLPVPLAEVSPAGRMEAEKPRCSSTPCSPMRRTVAGYQILHMDSNYLVGFTTGEELLKLAQKCTGNEENKGEFGPNLRTKQLDSGLARSSRLYKTRSRYYQPYEIPAVNGRRRRRMPSSGDKCTKALPYEPYKALHGPLPLCLLKGKRAHSKSLDYLNLDKMSIKEPADTEVLQYQLQHLTLRGDRMFARNNT; via the coding sequence ATGGAAGTTGACATAAATGGAGAGTCCAGAAGTACCCTATCCACCCTCCCTGTGCCTCTTGCAGAGGTGAGTCCTGCGGGCAGGATGGAAGCAGAGAAGCCCCGCTGTTCCAGTACACCCTGCTCACCAATGCGACGGACAGTTGCGGGATATCAGATCCTTCACATGGATTCTAACTACCTGGTTGGCTTCACGACTGGAGAGGAGCTGCTAAAATTAGCCCAGAAGTGTACAGGAAATGAAGAGAATAAAGGGGAATTTGGGCCAAACTTGCGCACCAAACAGCTTGATTCAGGACTTGCACGTTCCTCCCGTTTGTACAAAACTAGAAGTAGGTACTATCAGCCATATGAGATCCCAGCAGTaaatggaaggaggaggagacggaTGCCCAGCTCAGGGGATAAATGCACTAAGGCTTTACCATATGAACCTTACAAGGCACTTCATGGTCCCCTGcctctttgccttttaaaaggtAAAAGGGCTCATTCGAAATCCCTGGACTACCTCAATTTAGACAAAATGAGCATTAAGGAACCTGCTGACACAGAAGTGCTACAATACCAGCTCCAACACCTTACCCTTAGAGGGGACCGTATGTTTGCAAGAAATAACACATGA